In one window of Halomarina pelagica DNA:
- the rtcA gene encoding RNA 3'-terminal phosphate cyclase, whose protein sequence is MATVEIDGADGGGQVVRTALSLAAVTGRRVRVEDVRGARPNPGLRPQHLAAVALLAAACDADVEGAELDSRTVTFAPRTVRGGDLTGDVGTAGSVALVFDALLPLAAVLDAPLTVEAVGGTDVTWSPPIEYPRRVKLPLLREYGLDASIDCERTGFYPAGGGRATLELRPSALAPIRLTERGPLRRVGVYSKASASLAAAEVADRQATAAAEILGASALPVEVERVEYVEADSPGSSILLVGEYGRTRVGASALGERGKPSEAVAADAASAFEALHDAGAVVDPHLADQLLVALALSGGVLEIPRVTDHVRTNLAAIRAFGCEAILDERPDGTARVRVETPLAPRGGTSPRSG, encoded by the coding sequence ATGGCGACGGTGGAGATCGACGGGGCGGACGGGGGCGGGCAGGTCGTCAGGACCGCGCTCTCGCTCGCCGCCGTCACGGGTCGGCGCGTGCGCGTCGAGGACGTCCGCGGCGCGCGCCCGAACCCGGGGCTGCGCCCCCAGCACCTCGCCGCGGTGGCCCTCCTCGCCGCCGCCTGCGACGCCGACGTGGAGGGGGCGGAACTCGACTCGCGGACGGTGACGTTCGCGCCGCGGACGGTCCGCGGCGGCGACCTCACGGGCGACGTGGGGACCGCGGGGAGCGTCGCGCTGGTGTTCGACGCGCTCCTGCCGCTCGCGGCGGTTCTCGACGCGCCCCTGACCGTCGAGGCGGTCGGCGGGACGGACGTGACGTGGTCGCCGCCGATCGAGTACCCCCGCCGGGTGAAACTCCCCCTCCTCCGGGAGTACGGCCTCGACGCGTCGATCGACTGCGAGCGGACCGGCTTCTACCCGGCGGGCGGCGGCCGGGCGACGCTCGAACTCCGCCCCTCGGCACTCGCGCCGATCCGCCTCACGGAGCGCGGACCGCTCCGCCGGGTCGGGGTGTACTCGAAGGCGTCGGCGTCGCTCGCGGCCGCCGAGGTCGCTGACAGGCAGGCGACCGCCGCGGCCGAGATCCTCGGTGCGTCGGCCCTCCCCGTCGAGGTCGAACGGGTCGAGTACGTCGAGGCGGACTCCCCCGGCTCCTCGATCCTCCTCGTCGGGGAGTACGGGCGGACGAGAGTCGGCGCGAGCGCGCTGGGCGAGCGGGGCAAGCCCTCGGAGGCGGTCGCGGCGGACGCGGCGTCGGCGTTCGAGGCGCTCCACGACGCGGGTGCGGTGGTCGACCCGCACCTCGCGGATCAACTGCTCGTCGCGCTCGCGCTCTCGGGCGGGGTGCTCGAGATCCCGCGCGTCACCGACCACGTTCGGACGAACCTCGCCGCGATCCGGGCCTTCGGCTGCGAGGCGATCCTCGACGAGCGCCCGGACGGCACCGCGCGCGTCAGGGTGGAGACGCCGCTCGCTCCGCGCGGCGGAACTTCGCCCCGTAGCGGGTGA
- a CDS encoding universal stress protein, translated as MQFIVAIDGSEQSERALEYALDLAGATDASVAIVYAVDPAIREYAADAPVASFADAENYLVVEDEADTEARGEYVLDRAREYARERGHDVETELLYGDPVGSVAEFASGRGADCVFVGHRGMTPRYEELVGSVAAGLVERSTVPVTVVR; from the coding sequence ATGCAGTTCATCGTCGCAATCGACGGCTCGGAACAGAGCGAGCGAGCGCTGGAGTACGCCCTCGACCTCGCCGGGGCGACCGACGCGTCGGTCGCGATCGTCTACGCCGTGGATCCGGCGATCCGCGAGTACGCCGCCGACGCGCCGGTAGCTAGCTTCGCCGACGCGGAGAACTACCTCGTCGTCGAGGACGAGGCGGACACCGAAGCCCGCGGCGAGTACGTCCTCGACCGGGCGCGCGAGTACGCCCGGGAGCGCGGCCACGACGTGGAGACGGAACTGCTCTACGGCGATCCGGTCGGGTCCGTCGCGGAGTTCGCCTCGGGCCGGGGAGCCGACTGCGTGTTCGTCGGTCACCGCGGGATGACCCCCCGGTACGAGGAACTCGTCGGGAGCGTCGCGGCGGGGCTCGTCGAGCGATCGACCGTCCCGGTGACCGTCGTGCGGTAG
- a CDS encoding HVO_2753 family zinc finger protein, with product MSAEQRGARKCVSCGINISGTNAAAFKCPDCGRQIYRCSKCRKQSNLYECPQCGFTGP from the coding sequence ATGAGCGCAGAACAGCGAGGTGCGCGCAAGTGCGTCTCCTGCGGGATCAACATCTCCGGGACGAACGCCGCCGCGTTCAAGTGCCCGGACTGTGGACGCCAGATCTACCGCTGCTCGAAGTGCCGCAAGCAGAGCAACCTCTATGAGTGCCCGCAGTGCGGGTTCACGGGTCCGTAG
- a CDS encoding elongation factor 1-beta yields the protein MGKVAARMKVMPQSPEVDLDDLQDRLEDSLPEGAKINRVDRENVAFGLIALMPTVIVPDDAGGTEAIEEAFSGVEGVESVAVDEVGRI from the coding sequence ATGGGAAAAGTCGCAGCCCGGATGAAAGTCATGCCGCAGAGCCCCGAGGTCGACCTCGACGACCTCCAGGACCGCCTGGAGGACTCGCTGCCCGAGGGCGCGAAGATCAACCGGGTCGACCGCGAGAACGTCGCGTTCGGTCTCATCGCGCTCATGCCGACGGTCATCGTCCCCGACGACGCGGGCGGCACGGAGGCCATCGAGGAGGCCTTCTCCGGCGTCGAGGGCGTCGAGAGCGTCGCCGTCGACGAAGTCGGCCGCATCTGA
- a CDS encoding cupredoxin domain-containing protein — protein MTRDDTYDRRSVLRAGGAVLTGAVVGLAGCASPGGGGGGNETNATNQTNVTNATNQTGNATNATNQTNQTNATNATNATNATNQTNQTNQTNATNQTNATGGGAGEQVRLGGETAGWIGRAPASIEGQTNPTLTLVPGTVYEIVWENLDGAKHELIVEDANGEELAASESASEKGATVSMTYEATGDEAAYYCEYHPESMRGEVQTG, from the coding sequence ATGACACGAGATGATACGTACGATCGGCGGAGCGTCCTCAGGGCGGGCGGTGCAGTTCTCACCGGTGCGGTCGTCGGACTCGCCGGCTGCGCGAGTCCGGGCGGCGGTGGCGGTGGGAACGAGACCAACGCGACCAATCAGACGAACGTAACCAACGCGACCAACCAGACCGGGAACGCGACGAACGCGACTAACCAGACTAACCAGACCAACGCCACTAACGCGACTAACGCCACTAACGCGACCAATCAGACCAATCAGACCAATCAGACGAACGCGACTAACCAGACTAACGCGACGGGCGGCGGCGCGGGCGAGCAGGTTCGACTGGGCGGCGAGACCGCGGGCTGGATCGGTCGGGCCCCGGCGAGCATCGAGGGGCAGACGAACCCCACGCTCACCCTCGTCCCCGGGACCGTCTACGAGATCGTCTGGGAGAACCTCGACGGGGCGAAACACGAACTCATCGTCGAGGACGCGAACGGCGAGGAACTCGCCGCGTCAGAGTCCGCCTCGGAGAAGGGCGCGACGGTGTCGATGACCTACGAGGCGACGGGCGACGAGGCGGCCTACTACTGCGAGTACCACCCGGAGTCGATGCGCGGGGAGGTGCAGACCGGCTAA
- a CDS encoding 50S ribosomal protein L21e, which translates to MPSSKGPLHGTREKLSNDPRERGTSPPQRAIQRYEVGEKVHLKIDPSVPEGRFHPRFNGLTGEVVGEQGRAFKVEITDGGKRKTLIARPAHLRRQRNE; encoded by the coding sequence ATGCCGAGTTCCAAGGGCCCTCTTCACGGAACCCGAGAGAAGCTGTCGAACGATCCTCGCGAGCGCGGGACGTCCCCGCCCCAGCGCGCCATCCAGCGATACGAGGTGGGCGAGAAGGTTCACCTGAAGATCGACCCCAGCGTCCCCGAGGGGCGATTCCACCCGCGGTTCAACGGACTCACGGGCGAAGTCGTCGGCGAGCAGGGGCGCGCCTTCAAGGTCGAGATCACCGACGGCGGCAAGCGCAAGACGCTCATCGCTCGCCCCGCGCACCTCCGCCGCCAGCGTAACGAATAG
- a CDS encoding RNA polymerase Rpb4 family protein yields MTIFKEILDEEYLTVSEAKALLAGIETERAAAEDREMRYELARAIEHVNRFAELSAEDSRALVEDLTGFEKVDDETAHKIADLLPRNRDELRAVFAQQRYSLSGDELDEILNAVAKYV; encoded by the coding sequence ATGACGATCTTCAAGGAGATCCTGGACGAAGAGTACCTCACCGTCTCCGAGGCGAAGGCGTTGCTCGCCGGCATCGAGACCGAGCGCGCCGCGGCCGAGGACCGCGAGATGCGCTACGAACTCGCGCGCGCCATCGAGCACGTCAACCGCTTCGCGGAACTTAGCGCCGAGGACTCCCGCGCGCTCGTCGAGGACCTCACGGGGTTCGAGAAGGTCGACGACGAGACCGCTCACAAGATCGCGGATCTGCTCCCGCGCAACCGCGACGAACTGCGCGCCGTCTTCGCCCAGCAGCGCTACTCGCTCTCGGGCGACGAACTCGACGAGATCCTCAACGCGGTCGCGAAGTACGTCTGA
- a CDS encoding DUF655 domain-containing protein encodes MTDPDSDAVAVVLDYLPHGRADDDRPQYQKPSLALALGVADFRLYECVLAEGADVSIGDRIALDDDDVENVREIDYDELSGGGRSELEYAVEAIVDEDERRFVDHYNEAQPITLRLHQLNLLPGIGKKLRNSILEERKRKPFESFEELDERVKGLHDPRGILVDRIVEEIRDEDLKYRSFAR; translated from the coding sequence ATGACGGACCCCGACAGCGACGCAGTCGCCGTCGTCCTCGATTACCTGCCGCACGGGCGGGCGGACGACGACCGCCCCCAGTACCAGAAGCCGTCGCTCGCGCTCGCGCTCGGCGTCGCGGACTTTCGGCTCTACGAGTGCGTCCTCGCGGAGGGGGCCGACGTCTCCATCGGCGACCGGATCGCGCTCGACGACGACGACGTCGAGAACGTCCGCGAGATCGACTACGACGAACTCTCCGGCGGGGGCCGCTCCGAACTCGAGTACGCCGTCGAGGCCATCGTCGACGAGGACGAGCGGCGGTTCGTGGACCACTACAACGAGGCCCAGCCGATCACCCTCCGGCTCCACCAGCTGAACCTGCTCCCGGGGATCGGGAAGAAGCTCCGCAACTCCATCCTGGAGGAGCGAAAGCGCAAGCCCTTCGAGAGCTTCGAGGAACTCGACGAGCGGGTGAAGGGGCTGCACGACCCGCGCGGGATCCTCGTCGACCGGATCGTAGAGGAGATCCGCGACGAGGACCTGAAGTACCGTTCGTTCGCCAGGTGA
- the sufB gene encoding Fe-S cluster assembly protein SufB, with the protein MSSEEEYLRRTDTESRFEFRKEQRAAFRADRGLTEETVRLISEDKGEPEWMLERRLRALRMFHEMPMPTGWPGQPDLSEVDVDEIVPYIRPDVEVRGGVRDWNDLPEDIKDTFDKLGIPEAERNSLSGVGAQYESEIVYQNMRAEWESEGVIFMDMDRAVREHPEIVEEYFMTKCVPPSDNKFAALHGAIWSGGSFVYVPEGVTVQMPIQAYFRMNSEGMGQFEHTLIIAEPDSEVHYIEGCSAPKYGVFNLHSGAVEVFVKEGAHVQYSTVQNWSKNTYNLNTKRAIVEANGRMEWISGSMGSKATMLYPATILKGPGASDNHITIAFAGRGQNIDTGAKVYHNAPDTKSTIVSKSISKDGGRTNYRGLVRIPRGAVNAACSVECDALMFDNESESDTMPHIEINESRVDVAHEATVGKIGDEDVFYLQSRGLDDDEAKQLIVSGFIEPITEELPIEYAVELNRLVELEMEGSLG; encoded by the coding sequence ATGAGTTCAGAGGAAGAGTACCTGCGGCGAACCGACACCGAGTCGCGGTTCGAGTTCCGGAAGGAACAGCGCGCCGCCTTCCGCGCCGACCGGGGGTTGACCGAGGAGACGGTACGGCTCATCAGCGAGGACAAGGGCGAGCCCGAGTGGATGCTAGAGCGCCGCCTGCGTGCCCTCCGCATGTTCCACGAGATGCCGATGCCGACGGGCTGGCCGGGCCAGCCCGACCTCTCGGAGGTCGACGTCGACGAGATCGTCCCGTACATCCGCCCGGACGTGGAGGTGCGCGGGGGCGTCCGCGACTGGAACGACCTCCCGGAGGACATCAAGGACACCTTCGACAAGCTGGGCATCCCCGAGGCCGAGCGCAACTCGCTGTCCGGCGTGGGCGCGCAGTACGAGTCGGAGATCGTCTACCAGAACATGCGCGCGGAGTGGGAGAGCGAGGGGGTGATCTTCATGGACATGGATCGCGCGGTCCGGGAACACCCGGAGATCGTCGAGGAGTACTTCATGACGAAGTGCGTCCCGCCGAGCGACAACAAGTTCGCCGCCCTCCACGGCGCGATCTGGTCCGGGGGGAGCTTCGTCTACGTCCCCGAAGGGGTGACGGTCCAGATGCCGATTCAGGCGTACTTCCGGATGAACTCGGAGGGGATGGGCCAGTTCGAACACACCCTCATCATCGCCGAACCCGACTCCGAGGTCCACTACATCGAGGGCTGTTCCGCCCCGAAGTACGGCGTCTTCAACCTCCACTCGGGCGCGGTCGAGGTGTTCGTCAAGGAGGGGGCGCACGTCCAGTACTCGACGGTGCAGAACTGGTCGAAGAACACCTACAACCTCAACACCAAGCGCGCCATCGTGGAGGCGAACGGACGCATGGAGTGGATCTCCGGCTCGATGGGCTCGAAGGCGACCATGCTCTACCCGGCGACCATCCTCAAGGGGCCGGGCGCGAGCGACAACCACATCACGATCGCCTTCGCCGGGCGGGGCCAGAACATCGACACGGGCGCGAAGGTCTACCACAACGCCCCCGACACCAAGTCCACGATCGTCTCGAAGTCGATCAGTAAGGACGGCGGGCGCACCAACTACCGCGGGCTGGTCCGCATCCCGCGCGGCGCGGTGAACGCGGCCTGCTCGGTCGAGTGCGACGCGCTCATGTTCGACAACGAGTCCGAATCCGACACGATGCCGCACATCGAGATCAACGAGAGCCGCGTGGACGTGGCCCACGAGGCGACCGTCGGGAAGATCGGCGACGAGGACGTCTTCTACCTCCAGTCGCGCGGACTGGACGACGACGAGGCGAAACAGCTCATCGTCAGCGGCTTCATCGAGCCGATCACGGAGGAGTTGCCGATCGAGTACGCCGTCGAACTCAACCGACTCGTCGAACTGGAGATGGAGGGTAGCCTCGGGTAG
- a CDS encoding 16S ribosomal RNA methyltransferase A: MTDPASARTGARDPDALIARAGLRGDPNRDQHFLVDDRVLDRLPGYLPEGTDASHLLEIGAGTGALTDRLLAAADRVTAVERDPRLAAFLREEFADEIDAGRLTVIEGDALDVDLPADATASVSNLPYGVSSEIAFRLLPTGIPLVLMFQREFAERMAAEPGTPEYGRLSVTAGHYADVAVVEPVPRGAFDPAPAVESAVVRAVPRDPDYDVPDDEFFLRFVTAAFTQRRKTMRNAIRNTAHISKLDDPRAVVAAADEALMGKRAGEVTPAEFAHLSRLAWDVGEPAERE, from the coding sequence ATGACTGACCCCGCGAGCGCCCGCACGGGCGCGCGCGACCCCGACGCCCTGATCGCCCGCGCCGGCCTGCGCGGCGACCCGAACCGCGACCAGCACTTCCTCGTCGACGACCGCGTGCTCGACCGCCTGCCGGGCTACCTCCCGGAGGGAACCGACGCGAGTCACCTGCTGGAGATCGGGGCCGGGACGGGCGCGCTCACCGACCGGCTGCTCGCCGCCGCGGATCGCGTGACGGCCGTGGAGCGCGACCCGCGGCTGGCGGCCTTCCTCCGCGAGGAGTTCGCCGACGAGATCGACGCGGGCCGGTTGACCGTGATCGAGGGCGACGCGCTCGACGTGGACCTTCCGGCGGACGCCACCGCCTCCGTCTCGAACCTCCCCTACGGCGTCTCCTCGGAGATCGCGTTCCGGCTCCTGCCGACGGGGATCCCCCTCGTGCTCATGTTCCAGCGGGAGTTCGCAGAGCGGATGGCCGCCGAGCCGGGGACGCCCGAGTACGGCCGCCTGTCGGTGACGGCGGGCCACTACGCCGACGTGGCGGTGGTCGAGCCCGTCCCGAGGGGGGCGTTCGACCCCGCGCCGGCGGTCGAGAGCGCCGTCGTGCGCGCCGTTCCGCGCGATCCCGACTACGACGTCCCGGACGACGAGTTCTTCCTGCGGTTCGTGACGGCGGCCTTCACCCAGCGCCGGAAGACGATGCGCAACGCGATCCGGAACACCGCCCACATCTCGAAGCTGGACGACCCCAGGGCGGTCGTCGCCGCCGCGGACGAGGCGCTGATGGGAAAGCGCGCGGGCGAGGTGACGCCCGCGGAGTTCGCGCACCTCTCCAGGCTCGCCTGGGACGTGGGCGAGCCGGCGGAGCGGGAATGA
- a CDS encoding HemK2/MTQ2 family protein methyltransferase codes for MTDLYERRGGEQVYQPAEDSDLLARAAARRLGGDERVLDVGTGSGYVAATVAAATGARVIGADVSPLAVREARERGVPVVRADLLDPFRDGAFDAVLFNPPYLPTDPAHEWDDWMERALSGGPDGRRVVDPFLADVRRVLRPDGRVFLLVSSLTDVETVRETGRENGLDGEVIAEESFPFERLVVLELRAV; via the coding sequence ATGACCGACCTGTACGAGCGGCGCGGCGGGGAGCAGGTCTACCAGCCCGCGGAGGACTCGGACCTCCTCGCGCGGGCGGCCGCGCGGCGACTCGGCGGCGACGAGCGGGTCCTCGACGTGGGGACGGGGTCGGGGTACGTCGCGGCGACGGTCGCGGCGGCGACCGGCGCGCGGGTGATCGGCGCGGACGTCAGCCCCCTCGCGGTCCGCGAGGCGCGCGAGCGCGGCGTTCCGGTCGTCCGCGCGGACCTCCTCGATCCGTTCCGGGACGGCGCGTTCGACGCGGTGCTGTTCAACCCGCCGTACCTCCCGACGGACCCCGCCCACGAGTGGGACGACTGGATGGAGCGCGCGCTGTCGGGCGGGCCGGACGGGCGGCGCGTCGTCGACCCGTTCCTTGCCGACGTGCGGCGCGTCCTCCGCCCAGACGGGCGCGTCTTCCTGCTCGTCAGTTCCCTCACCGACGTCGAGACCGTCCGGGAGACCGGGCGCGAGAACGGCCTCGACGGCGAGGTGATCGCGGAGGAGTCGTTCCCGTTCGAACGGCTCGTGGTGCTCGAACTGCGCGCGGTCTGA
- a CDS encoding 5-methyltetrahydropteroyltriglutamate--homocysteine methyltransferase yields the protein MTERIATTTGLYPLPDHAKSTLSDLKGHQKDDLISGDEGDDIVEEYDRIRAEVVERQRAAGLDRIVEGQLRWDDMLAHPLCVHENVETRGIVRYYDNNNFYREPVVRGDLSFSGDVAADLEKTAELAGDEALQAVLPGPYSLADLATDEHYGDEAEFLDAVADFLAGEVEAFPEVETLLLLEPSLVEHAPGDGADARASEAVDRVAGATDADVIVHAFYGALTEKVHAHLLDADVDAVGYDFVSDHDRNLYNINEYGTTDDVALGFVDGQNTKVESPDLIRERVEWVEENTPGASFERTYLLPNTETFYLPVNRFEEKLDALGAAVAEEEVTA from the coding sequence ATGACCGAGCGTATCGCGACGACGACGGGGCTGTATCCGCTCCCCGATCACGCGAAGTCGACGCTCTCGGACCTCAAGGGTCACCAGAAGGACGACCTGATATCGGGGGACGAGGGCGACGACATCGTCGAGGAGTACGACCGAATTCGAGCCGAGGTAGTAGAGCGCCAGCGGGCGGCGGGCTTAGACCGCATCGTGGAGGGGCAACTGCGCTGGGACGACATGCTCGCCCACCCGCTGTGCGTCCACGAGAACGTGGAGACGCGGGGCATCGTGCGCTACTACGACAACAACAACTTCTACCGCGAGCCGGTGGTGCGCGGCGACCTCTCGTTCAGCGGCGACGTCGCGGCCGACCTCGAGAAGACCGCCGAGCTGGCGGGCGACGAGGCGCTCCAGGCGGTCCTCCCCGGCCCGTACTCGCTCGCGGACCTCGCCACGGACGAGCACTACGGCGACGAGGCGGAGTTCCTCGACGCCGTGGCCGACTTCCTCGCTGGCGAGGTAGAGGCGTTCCCCGAGGTCGAGACGCTCCTCCTCCTCGAACCGTCGCTCGTCGAGCACGCGCCCGGTGACGGGGCGGACGCCCGCGCGAGCGAGGCCGTAGACCGCGTCGCGGGCGCGACCGACGCGGACGTGATCGTCCACGCGTTCTACGGCGCGCTCACGGAGAAGGTCCACGCGCACCTGCTCGACGCCGACGTCGACGCCGTGGGCTACGACTTCGTGAGCGACCACGACCGGAACCTCTACAACATCAACGAGTACGGCACCACGGACGACGTCGCCCTCGGGTTCGTCGACGGGCAGAACACGAAGGTGGAGTCGCCCGACCTCATCCGCGAGCGCGTCGAGTGGGTCGAGGAGAACACCCCCGGGGCGTCGTTCGAGCGGACCTACCTGCTGCCGAACACCGAGACGTTCTACCTGCCGGTGAACCGCTTCGAGGAGAAACTGGACGCCCTCGGCGCGGCCGTCGCCGAGGAGGAGGTGACCGCATGA
- a CDS encoding methionine synthase: protein MSTNTREQFRPPNHPHEHFILTTVVGSYPKPKWLNRARDLYHGDLDVTAADRASDEPRGGFDVDVDFDERNWQEAKDDASRLITLEHERAGLDAVVDGEMRRNEMVEYFAHRIAGYEFNGPVKVWGHNYFDKPSVVDAVEYDETWLVDEFEFTNEVASRPVKVPITGPYTLANWSFNEHYDDGEALAYALAELVNLEVEKLVEAGARYVQIDEPALATTPDDHAIVGECLELIADGIPDDVRLGLHVCYGDYSRIYPEILDYPIHEFDVELCNGDYEQIDVFTEHEFTKDLALGVVDAHVAEVEPVSEIKENVKRGFEVVPPERLTVSPDCGLKLLPREVAYGKMENMVTATREVEAELDAGQIEVGAPARADD, encoded by the coding sequence ATGAGTACGAACACGCGAGAGCAGTTCCGACCGCCGAACCACCCCCACGAGCACTTCATCCTGACGACGGTCGTCGGGAGCTACCCCAAGCCCAAGTGGCTGAACCGCGCCCGCGACCTCTACCACGGCGACCTCGACGTGACCGCCGCCGACCGCGCGAGCGACGAGCCCCGCGGGGGCTTCGACGTCGACGTGGACTTCGACGAGCGCAACTGGCAGGAGGCGAAGGACGACGCCTCGCGGCTCATCACGCTCGAACACGAGCGCGCGGGGCTCGACGCGGTCGTCGACGGCGAGATGCGGCGCAACGAGATGGTCGAGTACTTCGCCCACCGCATCGCCGGCTACGAGTTCAACGGTCCCGTCAAGGTGTGGGGGCACAACTACTTCGACAAGCCGAGCGTCGTCGACGCGGTCGAGTACGACGAGACCTGGCTCGTAGACGAGTTCGAGTTCACGAACGAGGTCGCCTCGCGGCCGGTGAAGGTGCCCATCACCGGCCCGTACACGCTCGCCAACTGGTCGTTCAACGAGCACTACGACGACGGGGAGGCCCTCGCCTACGCGCTCGCGGAACTCGTCAACCTCGAGGTCGAGAAGCTGGTCGAGGCGGGCGCGCGGTACGTCCAGATCGACGAACCCGCCCTCGCGACGACGCCCGACGACCACGCCATCGTGGGTGAGTGTCTGGAACTCATCGCCGACGGCATCCCCGACGACGTGCGCCTCGGCCTGCACGTCTGTTACGGCGACTACTCGCGCATCTACCCCGAGATCCTCGACTACCCCATCCACGAGTTCGACGTCGAACTGTGCAATGGCGACTACGAGCAGATCGACGTGTTCACCGAACACGAGTTCACGAAGGACCTCGCGCTGGGCGTCGTGGACGCCCACGTCGCGGAGGTCGAACCCGTCTCGGAGATCAAGGAGAACGTGAAGCGCGGCTTCGAGGTCGTTCCCCCCGAGCGCCTCACCGTCTCGCCGGACTGCGGGCTGAAGCTCCTGCCCCGCGAGGTCGCCTACGGCAAGATGGAGAACATGGTGACGGCCACCCGCGAGGTCGAGGCGGAACTCGACGCGGGCCAGATCGAGGTCGGCGCGCCGGCCCGCGCGGACGACTAG
- a CDS encoding ribose 1,5-bisphosphate isomerase, with product MDSQDLHPAVEAAAEDIASMEIRGAAAIAATAAAALREQAEASDAETPEAFRAQLLGAARRLHETRPTAVSLPNAIRYVVRRMEGDTVPALRESVVESTTAFEARLERAQSELGRVGANRLQDGDTIMTHCHSTDALACVEAAVEQGKELSAFVKETRPRQQGHITARALAELGVSVTLIVDNAARRYLDDADHVLVGADSIAADGSVINKIGTSGLAVNARERGVPVVVAAQTIKLHPETLTGHTVEIETRDEREVVDDETRAGIGDVAVANPAFDVTPPRYVDAIVTESGQFPPESVVTLMRELFGEEHRDPWLNAGEL from the coding sequence ATGGACTCCCAGGACCTCCACCCGGCCGTCGAGGCGGCCGCCGAGGACATCGCCTCGATGGAGATCCGCGGGGCGGCGGCCATCGCCGCGACCGCGGCGGCGGCGCTGCGCGAGCAGGCCGAGGCGAGCGACGCCGAGACGCCGGAGGCCTTCCGCGCGCAGCTGCTCGGCGCGGCGCGACGCCTCCACGAGACGCGGCCCACCGCGGTGAGCCTCCCCAACGCCATCCGGTACGTCGTGCGTCGGATGGAGGGGGACACCGTCCCCGCGCTCCGCGAGAGCGTCGTCGAGAGCACGACGGCGTTCGAAGCGCGCCTCGAACGCGCCCAGTCGGAACTCGGCCGCGTCGGGGCGAACCGCCTCCAGGACGGCGACACGATCATGACGCACTGTCACTCGACGGACGCGCTCGCGTGCGTCGAGGCCGCCGTCGAGCAGGGGAAGGAGCTGTCGGCGTTCGTGAAGGAGACGCGTCCGCGCCAGCAGGGACACATCACGGCCCGCGCGCTCGCCGAACTGGGCGTCTCCGTCACGCTCATCGTCGACAACGCCGCCCGCCGCTACCTCGACGACGCCGACCACGTCCTCGTCGGCGCGGACTCCATCGCCGCGGACGGGAGCGTCATCAACAAGATCGGCACGAGCGGCCTGGCGGTGAACGCCCGCGAGCGGGGCGTCCCCGTCGTGGTCGCCGCCCAGACGATCAAGCTCCACCCGGAGACGCTGACCGGCCACACGGTCGAGATCGAGACCCGCGACGAGCGGGAGGTGGTCGACGACGAGACGCGCGCCGGGATCGGCGACGTGGCGGTCGCGAACCCCGCGTTCGACGTGACGCCCCCGCGGTACGTCGACGCGATCGTCACCGAGAGCGGCCAGTTCCCGCCGGAGAGCGTCGTGACGCTCATGCGGGAACTGTTCGGCGAGGAGCACCGCGACCCGTGGTTGAACGCGGGCGAACTGTAA